The DNA sequence TAGTTTCGCTGTCACCATTCATCTATTCCTCAGATCAAATTGATCAAAGGCCATTTTATTTGTCTTTTCAAAattgcaaaagaaaataatgtcCCTGGACTATGATGCGGACCACTCTCCCCTAATTGCAGAAGGATATTCAACTCTTTCTACCCCTATGGTTGTTGGATAAGtctatgttaagtttgtctcgaattcttgacccgttttgaagattgacccgcttcgacatattttggtggcgatctgaatgggaaattttctgagatctgtgatggaagcaaaggaGCCTAGCATTGATCTCGTATGAGGGTGTGGGGATGTAGCCCCGCGGTATGGTTTGATCGGATTGCTCATGATTtgatgggtcgacccgtgacttggagtatataatgtactgttgtcttgttgagaaagtcattgtgatttgggggtttttcgagctagggtttcagggcgtgTTTTCTTGCTGCTGCttgagtgtaatctctcttctgtatagtgaaatatcttcttcttcgcccgaggacgtagcacaccacgtCGGTGTGTAAACattgttaaatctctgtgtgttgtgcggatctggttttgtttattctcgtattttttggtgtttgctctaaaaATCTTATTCGTAATGAACCATATTTACCGGAAGGTTATGAGTTCACAAGAtgcccacccccccccaaaaaaaatgttgaaatggTTAGTTGTgctcatagttagcaaattcggattcgggaattattcggaataattcgattgattaatttaaggattcggtcaaaaaagcggtcaaaaaagcttattgggttttaaaaaaaaaaaaaaaatactgtttaagtggaccgaataattcgggtTAATCcggttcggtccgaattattcgcgttttatattcacgtttgaaaaaatcgcgaattttaccgaattttatttttaattcggattcggtcagaatttttgattaaattcggaaaaattcggttcggccgaatatttcgcgaattattcggccgaattgataacacttgTTGTGCTTCAATTGTTCCTTGTTTTGgaattggatttttctttttgggttttggacAAGTGTTGTAAAATTAGATTTTGACCTCAGTTTATGTCATGTGTATGGTGTATCTCTAACATAATAATGACCAAATGGTATGGCATGTATTCATTATTAAGTATTTTACATCTGTTCGTTTGAAACTGAATGTGGTTTTCAGTATTACAATGTGTGCCATGGGCTCAGTGTGACGAATCACAGAATAAATATCAGGTAGGCATATGTGTTTGTTATGTCCTTATTGAGGGTTTGTTTTAACAGGTCAAGCTATCGGACTATATTGGAAAGAAATATGTGATTCTCTTTTTCTATCCTCTGGATTTCACATTTGTTTGCCCCACTGGTGAGTTTGACACTTGAAGAATGTTAAGCCAAGGGGGGTAGCTCTGTTGGCAAAGACCAATAtctcacaattaagaggtcatgagttcaactctccttgggccCTAccttaaagagaaaaagaatgttaATTGAATGTGAGATACTTATATATgttcaaatttaattttttgtttccccTTATATGTGTGTTCATAATAAATTCTATCTTTACTATTCTGAGACTTACATGCTTGTAGAGATCACGGCCTTCAGCGACCGATACTCAGATTTTGAGAAGTTAAACACAGAGATACTTGGTGTCTCCATTGACAGTGTGGTGAGTTGTTTTTCAGTTTTAACTTAAAAGTTTTTTACTGCCGCAGTCCTGCAACCTTGTTGATTTCTTTTTGCATTGTCTATtattgaaacttgaaatttcAGCTTCAGATAAGAAATTACTACTTTGTCAATCATAATGTACCCATTTATTAGTCAACCCTATCTCATCTCTCTACACCTCTTAATTAATGGTAAGTATGTTTCTGTGGGCAGTTAAAAAATTGACCCATCTATTTCAATCTCACAAAGTCAAGCTATCCAATGCCCAAGCTGATCTATTATCTCCCCCAACCCCActcccaccacccccccccacccccccccccaaaaaaaaaaataaaaaaaatcccaagcttattttcttgtttcattGTAATGGAAACTGTTTTTCAAACTCAATTGGTAATACTAATTAGAATAAATGCACTGGGTGCATGGAAATCAGGAAATCTCCCAttctgttctttcttcctttcttcctttcttccagTTGATCAGAACTCATTATTTGAGCTTTGAAGAACTTGCATTTCTATCTGGTTGCAATTATTGGAGATTGAAAATATGGGTTGCATAGCCCTGTTCAGAGAAGACTTCAACTGGGCAACACGAAGTTAAAGCTCATACTTGGAAATTGTGTGTTGCCTTATACATTATAAATCAAATAGTTTCctgcaggagaagaaaaggccCAAATAGTTTCCTTTCACCATTGTAAACATGGCCATGAGGAAAACAAAGGAGAATAAGGAAATTAATGTGAAACGGAACCTGTAATATCTGGTTATTAAATTTTCTGGTCCTTGGAGCTTTTGGAGTTCATTTCAACAAGTTGTATGGTCTAGTATTGTCTTTATcttgatgatggtgatggttgCTCATCTTGCATTTAGGTTTGAATGTACCTTGGCTTCTTTTTCTTGAAAGTTTCAATGCTGAATGATTCAGGATGTATatccaggtttttttttttttttttagggaaaatgatTTCTGTGCAGGAGTAGCTCCTGtgcccagacacatgggggCACGAAATGAACCACCCCCATGAAATGGAACATGACATTTCTGTTGATGCTTCCTtatgtgctcccattggccctcacGCAAGCAAAGGGGCCGCACTCCTccacaagaaacacttccccattttttttattcagaaaTGAAATATTATTCGATAGGAAATCTGAAATGTTGTTTACACCCTTATGGTATTTATATTTCTTCTTGTAGTTCTCGCACCTTGCATGGGTGCAGACAGATAGGAAGTCTGGTGGACTTGGTGATCTGAAGTATCCATTGATTTCTGATGTGACTAAATCAATTTCAAAATCTTATGATGTATTGATCCCCGATCAGGTATGCTATTGACTCTTTCCTGCCATTTCCAATCTGGGATTTCTTATGCATTGTCTTGGTTTTTTGAGAAAGTTCAGTCCCCTAATGAGTGCAggattttcattaaaaattcGGTGGCCATGCCACCTTGAAATCTGCTGGGAAATTCCCGAGAGGGGAAAGAAGGCTAAAAATGTTCCTAGGCCTGATTTTTTAATGCCTGCATTTTAGCAACTGGTTTATTTTTGTAAGCGTATTCAGATCTAGACTGTGTGGTCTGTAGATTAGATGATTTTATCACCCTTATAGTTCACTTGATATATGCCAATCATGTACATGAATGTAGGGACATTTCCTTGTTTTATCTCAATCAGCAACTTTTGGCATACTGGTAACATTGGTTTCAAGGTAGGAGAATTTTTCACGGAGCCAAGCTCCAATCCACTAAAACCTGACCAATATTGAAGAACTTGGCTGATTGACCTGATATGTTCTCTATGACTGTTTCTGTGTGTCTGGTTCTGATTGAACATTTTTGCAGTAACATGATGGGACCTGATTCTCCAAGTAGAGGTTTGTCCAATATTTGACTTATGCTTGTCCCTTCTTCCCTGACATATCTTAAAAGAATTCGTGGTATCAATAGTTGGGACTCgggacttgggacttgggacttgggactgaTGTTATTCCATTTTTCCTGCATGTTCTGTAACTTTGTTGCACTTTATGTCCTTATCAAGGTTTATTGCATTTCTACCCTGAAGGAAGCATTTAGACTTTTTCTTGCTAATAATTGGTCAGTGTTACAGGGTGTTGCATTGAGGGGACTTTTCATTATTGACAAGGAAGGAATTATTCAACACTCTACCATTAACAATCTGGCCATCGGCCGGAGTGTTGATGAGACAATGAGAACACTCCAGGTGAACATGTTTAACCAGGCAGCAAGATCCTGCACCTAGTGGTGCTGCTATGTCtattatttatgatttcattgtgtcacatgaaatgatgataAATTTCTTGCATTTCTCTTACAGGCATTGCAGTACGTACAAGAGAATCCAGACGAGGTTTGCCCAGCCGGATGGAAGCCGGGAGAGAAGTCCATGAAGCCAGATCCCAAGCTTAGCAAAGAGTATTTTGCGGCTATATaaacataaacaaaaacaaagtgATGCGTTCATCTCATCACTGTTATTAGGAGAGCTCAGAGAATTTTTTGTATTcttgtaaatattttttttttctggtgaagCAGTTTATGGAAATAAAAACATGCGACAATTTTGCCGCAAGTTTCCTGAACGACTGACTGTACGGAGCTTCTTTATATTGGTATATTTCCTCAATAAAACAGGTTAGGATTTGTGGTGGCTGTGCAGTTGCATTGATTTTCATTGCTTAAATGTGGTCTTTAGAAGTTGAATGGAAATTTGTGATGAGACTCAATGGACGATTTGAGACCTGAGAAACTGAATGCTCTGGTCAAAGCGGAACGTATTATGGTTTAGAAGCAGCGATAAAGCATCCAGGATCGTGGTTGATAAAGGTAGTGGCTAGGAAGCTTTGCACCAAGAAGTCACGATAGTGGCCAACCAGATGGTGTTGGAGGGCAATGACAAAGCATCCCCATTAGATAAGCATGGTCAGCTAATGGCCATGCAGGTTAAGATACCACCAGTAGGTTATCTTTATCTGAGAAGGATCCAACTCACCAATGACTTGGATGTCCAACAATCTACCTCTCACCCATCCAATGACTTGTACAACTTGGACATGCATCCCAACACCTGGGCATGTGCCTCAAGTTCTGCCCAACTGGGTGGGAGATAGATGGTTGGCATAGATTCATACTTTTTTCACGATTACCTGCGCACACAACTTTTACAAGACACAAGCTGGCATGATGAAGAACTCATCACAGATGTAATATGTCCTACACGATTCAGAAGCATAAACAAAAACAGTATCcagaaaacattttttactACATTCGAATTAACAGGTCCTGAATTGAAATGGGCTGAAGTTGCTCTCGCTGGAGATTAAAGTACAGCTAAACATTCACTCAGCTTCTTTTTTGTACAAAAATATGCAATGTAGACTTACTATTTAAACAAGTGTGCCAAATCAGGATCATCTAAGTCCAAATCTAACCACCCATTCATGCGCATGTACTCGATGTAATGATCTGGTGGCTTTAAAGCACGTGGATTCCTCGGCGTAAAGCCATGAATCCTCTCGAGATCTCGAGTAAGCCACCTGACATAAGCTCGGTCTAGGGGAGGCACAACTTTCACTAcaatctcttccttttcttcctgtTGCTTCACAGGTTTCTCCGGTGGTTTGTTTCCCATGTCAAGACTCAAGTGTATGAGGCTACCTTGAAGATTGCAGCAGCAAAATGGAAGCACCTGTAATAGACCAATGCACACACCTCACAAAGAATTCCAAACAACAAAACATAGATGTAGACATAGGCAATTGATTGAAAATATGTGACAAAATATAGTTGGTAATTATTTTGTACAAGTAGAAGGTGCACTCGCCTCAGAGTTTGCAGAAACTTAGCATCTCTTACAAGAATCTTTGCACAGGAATAGATTTCCACAAGCATTTCATAGTGAGTCAGAAAAGTACTACTATTGATCCAACATGGCCCCCCAAAACAGAATCACCCAATAAGGATAATAAAGTAACCTGCACAGAAAAGGGCATGAACAGAGGTGCAGCATGGAGCCACCTCTCTGCCATTCAGCCTCCATTGCTTAACTGCAGAGTGGGGCACGAAACAATAGTTTGAATAACCATTGTTTCTGGACTGATTATTTTGTCCACAGCCAGCCTGTAAATTTCAGGAATTTCTTCTGTATTGATCTTTACTAAGAAAAAAGGCGtacctagtgcacaaggctcccgcagtggcgggtctggggagggtcataatatatgCAGCCTTTCCCCTGCtttgtggagaggctgtttcccaactcaaaCTCACAAacactaggttgcaatggagcaaccttacggTTGCGCCGAGGTCCGCCCTCTAAAATAAAGGGAACCTAAACACAACACCTGTCAGTCATTATGCATAAGTTTTATTTGAATGCCATCACCCCAAACTGTGGGGATTCCTTTGATGCATCTATTTGAATAAGTTGTCTGGCTGGGCTTCTGTCGCAGAATCAGTTGGGTGGTAGGATGACAACACAAAATTAAAAGCCATTCAAGCTCAGGCTCAGCAAAGTCATGTAACCATAAATAGGAATAAGGAAACTGAATTGAATTACAtagttttctttcaaaataCACTAATAAACTGCAAGTTTTATTAGTGAAGGAAACAAATTTAAAACCTTTTTCAATTTTCagacaagaaaattaataaacTGCAACTTTGGGCCTTTGAAAAAGCCCAAAGTTGGGGTAGTTAAAGCATTAAAAACTCTCTCATTTCACCACATTGCCCCCCCATTACACATTTAAACTTCAAGTCGGGGATAAATGAATGCGGTAAAAAATGCAAGAGGGCAAATTAGTAACATAACACTCATTACTTGATTTAAGACATGGACAAAGAATTTGGAACAGCCAAAAGAGGAAAGACAGAAAGACAGAAAGACAACTTAAATAGAAAAGCAGAAGAGGAGAACAATACTTTATGAATCTACCAAAAGTAATAGAAATCTGGAAGACTTAAGAGTTTTAACAGCAAGTTTTTGATTTCATTTGTTGAGCCGGTGAACAGGCTTATATGTGGACATCCAGGTGCAACATCTGAAACCCTAACCTTAAAACAGACTAGAGTAGAGTAGAATTTGTAAAGGGACTTTTAGGGACTGAACATATTAATTAGGGACAAAAGTAACACGGTAATTAGAGATTGATATGACAAACAAGAAACAGAAATCAGAGACCTAATTTTAAGGCTAACGAGAATTTAGGGTTCAGTTAGAGAAACTGAGACCTTTCAAACtaccatagttatcaaggtcCGACTGCCTAGTTGGTGTTGCCTTGATTTTTCCCCTCCAAAGCCTAGGATTGCCTAGAtgcttgacaactatgcaaaaTACTGACTTGATTGTTCTCAAATTCAGGTCGAGTGTTTATACGAATCAGGCCCCAAACTAATAAAACTTGTAGttttaatttctcaaaaaaattgaaaggtgCGATCAGGTCTGaaatatgaattgagttttCTGGAAAACAGAGCAGCAGGTCTAGACGATTATCTCGGGGGGTATTAAAGAGTTGAAATAAAGAGTTGAAAAGAAACACAGGAATCCGCCCTAGACAACTGAGGGATCCACCTCAACATACCATGAATCCGCAGGGTTTTGCACAGAAACAGCAGTTTGCTTTCATTGAAAAAGAGAACTTGTCGCAACatcttacaacaacaacaacgccTTTTCGCAACAGCTTACATATGCCATATTTGTAGGGTTGGGTCTCAACTTTAGACTTGAGAGAAACTACTTGAGACATAAGAAAgttataaaatagaaactacctagAGTCTTACAGAAATTTGGTTGCCAAcagtgaaatagaaactaatcttTGGCTAAAGCTAGCTTTCGAGTTACAAAATAGGAagtaaaataagaaactaatattTGGCTCCGGTGGTTGGTGAGATAGTAGAGTTTGAAGTTGTGAAGGCACCGTTTGCCATTTCTGCCATTTTcacgttttcttgttcccagaaacggagaaacaacctaaaaagtgtttgataaagttgttccgtttcacctgtttctagaaacataaatcaagatttatacctatttacaattccagaaatgactttgacgacgtcgtttctagaaacgaatttgagagagaaaaaaggttgttgtgccccgataaatctctcaactatttaaacctaaaaagaggcaaccgaaccctctctcccttttgggcatccgatgatactattgggttttttagtgaaattatgtctgcaaaaaactaTTCgaaaaataggtttatcaaataccaaaaactccatttttgtttatgaaaacgtgaccgtttctgctgtttctatacacagaaacagcagaaacgttatcaaatggtgcctaaatTTATCCACCATTGATCTGAAATTTAGTTGAAGATATTCCCCTGTTGTGAATCATCTCTTCTTCAAAACTGAAGTTTCTGTTAAATCTGATCACTTTTGGGTGTTGAGATACTGTTATCTTGGACTGCTTCTGAAACTTATAAAGTTAGAACAGTCTTTACTAGGAACATCATGGAAAATTAACAAGGTATAGATAATTCATTAGCAGTAATGCGTTCCAGCCTGCATTTGCAATCAGTTGAAAATTCCAGTAAACCAGAGGACTCAAGATTCTCAAATCTTTCGGAAATTAAACAGTGGAAAGTAGTCTACCGGCCAATTAGATAGAATCAATGTCAAATACCCCCCCTTCAATAAATAGTTCTTCTTCAAGGGGCTAGGCATCTCTTCAAGTTTCTACGACCAGATGCCAATGAGAAACCAAGTGACAAGAGGAACCCAAGCTCCAAAATATCGTAGGTCCCTCAGATAACCTATATCCCAATGCCTAGATTCATCATCATACCCAACACTATCTAAATtccaaacaaagaagaaagcaCATCAAAACAATTCAACTACTTGGGAGATACCTTTCATACTAATGTTTTGCAAATGGACAATGCAAGAATTGTTACTGCACCTATACAATCTGGTAGTCTTCAGACGTAAATTTCATTATGGTTTTCCTTCAAAATGAAACTTTTTGAATTAAAGTTACCTCAGACCTTTGATGTAATGGGAAAAAACTAACCTCAGACTTATAAACTCATCAACAATTCAGGAAAACATTTTTGGGTCCGATTTTTGTGCACTATAAGGACGTCGCTTCGTCCAGGGGCGAAAAATGTATCACTACAccctccctctctccccccatCTGATGGCTGAAGTGACAGCCATGTATGAACATAGCCATGCATAAAACCTTTCGCCAATATTTTCAATAATTCTACAAAGGCGGAAGTGGTAGAAATCTGTCAACGTTAACCAAATATAAAGAAGTCTAGCCCAGAAAATAATCATAACTAAAATTGGCATATGggtcattacaaaaaaaaacctagCATCTCAAACTACAAATTGACCATATTCTGCAAACATCAATAGATTGCATTTTTTTCCTATGTGAGGTTAACTGCTTGAACAAACTATACAGTTAAAACAAAGGGAGCATGGTATAAATCCaacagaaaaataattaaaattagagCTTTAGGAGCCAGCGGCCATGGCGGAgttggaagagaaaaaagaaacaagaaatctTCCAAAGAAATGATTAACAGATTACGAAGGGCCATAACCAAAATAAGAATCGAGCgaccgaaggaagaagaacaaaaatacTGACCTAGACGAGTAGACCTGACAGTCGCATGAAACATGAGTGACGATGAACGTTCCTCCGCAGCTCCGCTCTTCGACTGTCTCACTAAGCTCTCCCTTCTCTATCGTGTGGCTTTCTAGAGATGAAGGTTGAGACCGGGAATATCCTG is a window from the Macadamia integrifolia cultivar HAES 741 chromosome 5, SCU_Mint_v3, whole genome shotgun sequence genome containing:
- the LOC122078829 gene encoding uncharacterized protein LOC122078829; translated protein: MGNKPPEKPVKQQEEKEEIVVKVVPPLDRAYVRWLTRDLERIHGFTPRNPRALKPPDHYIEYMRMNGWLDLDLDDPDLAHLFK
- the LOC122079929 gene encoding 2-Cys peroxiredoxin BAS1, chloroplastic-like, with amino-acid sequence MACAAPSAIHSSSPGTLLCKSTKPMASVLPSMPLSQTLTIPRSFNGLRRPFQSRASRPISSRRSSSRRSFIVNASELPLVGNTAPDFEAEAVFDQEFIKVKLSDYIGKKYVILFFYPLDFTFVCPTEITAFSDRYSDFEKLNTEILGVSIDSVFSHLAWVQTDRKSGGLGDLKYPLISDVTKSISKSYDVLIPDQGVALRGLFIIDKEGIIQHSTINNLAIGRSVDETMRTLQALQYVQENPDEVCPAGWKPGEKSMKPDPKLSKEYFAAI